A window of Thalassophryne amazonica chromosome 21, fThaAma1.1, whole genome shotgun sequence contains these coding sequences:
- the pum2 gene encoding pumilio homolog 2 isoform X7: MSVPCSILGMNDVAWQEARGGMLHANGAPETGGVRVHGGGALATVGGAGQAPTGPHLQGMERVANPNPGTPQPPLSGRSQDDATVGYFFQRQPGDQLVGCAPNKHRWPTGDANHVDQVRAVDEMNYDFQALALESRGMGELLPAKKLWDTDEMAKDGRKVMLLGEEWRENAWGPSHHSVSQPIMVQRRPGQAFHGNGDASSVLSPRSEGGGLGVSMVEYVLSSSPGDKMDGRYRNGGYGGGEADQDVREKNDSQEKVSPFEEDKNSDMKVGEDSDPTKASGRGLLNGMDRDCKDFNPTPGSRQASPTEAVERMGPSQTGLEMMGQHHPHVLQQQNPAQNKAPPEDFSNQDAQSMGGMEQPTGVESLQFDYAGNQIQVDSSGTPVGLFDYSSQQQLFQRSNPLTVQQLTAAQQQQYALAAAQQQHLAGLAPAFLPNPYIINAAPPGADPYTTAGLAAAATLAGPAVVPSQYYGVPWGVYPANLFQQQAASTANHSANQQASNQGPGQPQVMRTGANQRPLTPGQGQQSQQESLAATNPALAYTGMPGYQVLAPAAYYDQTGALVMGPGARTGLGGPVRLVQTPLLINPAAAQAAAVSASGSGNSMSGPPANGLYRSMPQPQPQPQQQQAPPPSSGLPSSSFYGSGSVPASSQSSSLFSHTSPAPPPPSSSLGFSSTSSSLGVGLGSALGGFGSSVSSSTSTSVSRRDSLLASSDLYKRGGSSLTPIGQPFYNSLGYSTSPSPIGLTPGHSPLTPPPSLPSSHGSSSSLHLGGLTNGSGRYISAAPGAEAKYRSTGGTSSLFNTSSQLFPPSRPRYSRSDVMPSGRSRLLEDFRNNRFPNLQLRDLPGHMVEFSQDQHGSRFIQQKLERATPAERQMVFGEILQAAYQLMTDVFGNYVIQKFFEFGSADQKLALATRIRGHVLPLALQMYGCRVIQKALESISSDQQVITDIVRELDGHVLKCVKDQNGNHVVQKCIECVQPQALQFIIDAFQGQVFVLSTHPYGCRVIQRILEHCTQEQTLPILEELHQHSEQLGQDQYGNYVIQHVLEHGRPEDKSKIVAEVRGKVLVLSQHKFASNVVEKCVIHSSRAERALLIDEVCCQKDGPHSALYTMMKDQYANYVVQRMIDMAEPAQRKIIMHKIRPHIATLRKYTYGKHILAKLEKYYMKSGSELGPIGGPTNGLM, from the exons ATGAGCGTTCCATGCAGCATCCTAGGTATGAATGACGTGGCCTGGCAGGAGGCAAGGGGCGGGATGCTGCATGCTAATGGTGCTCCTGAAACTGGAGGTGTCAGAGTTCATGGCGGAGGCGCTCTAGCTACTGTTGGGGGTGCCGGGCAGGCTCCAACCGGGCCACATCTACAGGGCATGGAGAGGGTTGCAAACCCAAACCCTGGTACCCCGCAGCCGCCACTGAGTGGACGATCTCAGGATGATGCCACAGTTGGGTATTTCTTCCAGAGGCAGCCTGGGGACCAGCTTGTAGGCTGTGCACCCAATAAACATCGCTGGCCAACTGGAGATGCTAATCATGTTGATCAG GTTCGTGCTGTTGATGAAATGAACTATGACTTTCAAGCTCTAGCGTTGGAGTCCAGGGGCATGGGAGAG cttttaccagcaaaaaaactcTGGGATACTGATGAGATGGCCAAGGATGGAAGGAAGGTCATGCTTCTTGGAGAGGAGTGGCGAGAAAATGCATGGGGACCGTCAC ATCATtcagtgtctcagccaatcaTGGTGCAGCGGAGGCCAGGCCAGGCTTTCCATGGAAATGGTGATGCCAGTTCTGTGCTCTCACCCCGCTCAGAAGGTGGAGGCCTGGGTGTGAGCATGGTGGAGTACGTCCTGAGCTCTTCGCCTGGTGACAAGATGGATGGTCGCTACAGGAATGGTGGCTAT GGTGGTGGAGAAGCTGACCAGGATGTGAGAGAGAAGAATGACAGCCAAGAGAAAGTGTCCCCGTTTGAAGAGGACAAGAACTCTGACATGAAGGTTGGAGAGGACAGCGATCCCACTAAAGCCAGCGGAAGAGGTCTTCTCAATGGCATGGACAGAGACTGCAAAGACTTCAA TCCAACACCTGGAAGTCGTCAAGCTTCCCCAACTGAGGCAGTGGAGAGAATGGGCCCCAGTCAGACGGGATTAGAGATGATGGGCCAACACCATCCTCATGTTCTCCAACAACAGAACCCTGCCCAAAACAAGGCCCCGCCCGAGGACTTTTCAAACCAGGATGCTCAGAGCATGGGTGGTATGGAGCAGCCGACCGGCGTGGAGTCCCTGCAGTTTGATTATGCTGGCAACCAAATTCAGGTGGACTCCTCGGGAACACCAGTGGGATTGTTTGACTACAGTTCTCAACAGCAG TTGTTCCAGAGATCGAATCCCTTGACTGTTCAGCAGCTCACTGCAGCTCAGCAACAACAGTATGCCCTGGCAGCAGCCCAGCAGCAGCATCTCG CTGGGCTTGCACCTGCATTTTTGCCAAATCCTTACATCATTAATGCTGCCCCACCTGGAGCTGATCCCTACACCACTGCTGGGCTTGCAGCAGCAGCCACACTTGCAG GCCCTGCAGTGGTTCCATCACAATATTACGGTGTTCCCTGGGGTGTATACCCGGCTAATCTCTTCCAGCAACAGGCTGCATCTACTGCCAATCACTCTGCTAATCAGCAAGCGTCCAACCAGGGGCCGGGTCAGCCACAG GTAATGCGTACAGGAGCCAACCAGCGCCCTCTTACACCCGGTCAAGGCCAACAGAGTCAACAGGAATCTCTAGCTGCCACAAACCCTGCGCTGGCCTACACAGGAATGCCTG GTTACCAAGTGCTTGCCCCTGCAGCTTACTACGACCAGACTGGGGCCCTTGTGATGGGCCCTGGTGCACGAACTGGCCTTGGTGGTCCCGTTCGTCTAGTTCAGACTCCTCTCCTTATCAACCCTGCTGCAGCGCAGGCTG CTGCGGTGTCAGCGTCGGGCTCTGGTAACAGCATGTCTGGTCCTCCAGCCAATGGGCTGTACCGCTCCATGCCTCAACCTCAGCCCCAGCCGCAGCAGCAGCAGGCGCCACCACCCAGCAGTGGCCTGCCCTCCAGCTCTTTCTATGGCTCTGGATCAGTCCCTGCCTCCTCCCAGAGCAGCTCCCTTTTCTCACACACCTCTCCTGCCCCGCCACCACCAAGCTCTTCGCTGGGCTTCAGTAGCACCAGCAGCTCCCTTGGCGTGGGCCTCGGCTCCGCCCTTGGAGGCTTTGGCTCTTCTG TATCCAGCTCCACCAGTACCAGTGTCTCCCGCAGGGATTCCCTGTTGGCAAGCTCTGACCTGTACAAACGGGGTGGCAGCAGCTTGACTCCTATTGGCCAGCCTTTTTATAATAGTCTGGGTTACTCCACTTCGCCCAGTCCCATTGGTCTTACACCTGGCCACTCCCCACTGACTCCTCCACCTTCTCTGCCCTCTTCTCATGGATCCTCTTCCAGCCTCCACCTCG GTGGCCTGACAAATGGCAGTGGTCGATACATCTCTGCAGCGCCTGGAGCAGAGGCCAAGTATCGGAGTACTGGTGGGACGTCCAGTCTGTTCAACACCAGCAGCCAGCTATTCCCTCCATCTCGGCCACGTTACAGTCGCTCTGATGTCATGCCGTCTGGGCGCAGTCGTCTATTGGAAGACTTTAGAAACAATCGCTTCCCAAACCTACAACTCCGTGACCTGCCAGGACACATGGTGGAGTTTTCTCAGGACCAACACGGATCCAG ATTTATCCAACAGAAGCTGGAGAGGGCCACTCCAGCAGAGAGGCAAATGGTGTTTGGAGAGATACTTCAAGCAGCATACCAACTGATGACTGACGTTTTCGGGAACTACGTCATACAGAAGTTCTTTGAG TTTGGGAGTGCAGACCAGAAGCTGGCTTTGGCGACACGTATTCGTGGGCATGTCCTCCCGCTGGCCTTACAAATGTACGGCTGCAGGGTCATCCAAAAAGCACTGGAGTCCATTTCCTCTGACCAGCAGGTAATT ACTGACATAGTTCGTGAGCTGGACGGCCATGTTTTGAAGTGTGTGAAGGACCAGAATGGGAACCACGTGGTGCAGAAGTGCATCGAGTGCGTCCAGCCTCAGGCCctgcagtttattattgatgcctTCCAAGGACAG GTGTTTGTGCTTTCTACACACCCGTATGGCTGCAGAGTGATCCAAAGGATTTTAGAGCATTGCACCCAGGAGCAGACCCTTCCCATCCTGGAGGAACTGCATCAGCACTCTGAACAGCTGGGCCAG GATCAGTATGGCAACTACGTCATTCAGCATGTTCTGGAACACGGCAGGCCTGAAGATAAGAGCAAAATAGTAGCAGAGGTTCGTGGAAAGGTTCTTGTTCTGAGCCAGCACAAATTTGCAAG TAACGTTGTTGAGAAGTGTGTGATCCACTCCTCGCGTGCAGAAAGAGCTCTGCTCATCGATGAAGTGTGCTGCCAGAAAGATGGCCCCCACAGTGCCCTGTACACCATGATGAAGGACCAGTATGCCAACTATGTTGTCCAAAGGATGATCGACATGGCAGAACCCGCCCAGCGAAAAATCATCATGCACAAG atccgGCCCCATATTGCCACATTACGCAAGTACACCTACGGGAAGCACATCCTGGCCAAGCTAGAAAAGTACTACATGAAGAGTGGATCAGAACTGGGCCCCATTGGTGGCCCCACAAATGGCCTCATGTAG
- the pum2 gene encoding pumilio homolog 2 isoform X8, which translates to MSVPCSILGMNDVAWQEARGGMLHANGAPETGGVRVHGGGALATVGGAGQAPTGPHLQGMERVANPNPGTPQPPLSGRSQDDATVGYFFQRQPGDQLVGCAPNKHRWPTGDANHVDQVRAVDEMNYDFQALALESRGMGELLPAKKLWDTDEMAKDGRKVMLLGEEWRENAWGPSHHSVSQPIMVQRRPGQAFHGNGDASSVLSPRSEGGGLGVSMVEYVLSSSPGDKMDGRYRNGGYGGGEADQDVREKNDSQEKVSPFEEDKNSDMKVGEDSDPTKASGRGLLNGMDRDCKDFNPTPGSRQASPTEAVERMGPSQTGLEMMGQHHPHVLQQQNPAQNKAPPEDFSNQDAQSMGGMEQPTGVESLQFDYAGNQIQVDSSGTPVGLFDYSSQQQLFQRSNPLTVQQLTAAQQQQYALAAAQQQHLAGLAPAFLPNPYIINAAPPGADPYTTAGLAAAATLAGPAVVPSQYYGVPWGVYPANLFQQQAASTANHSANQQASNQGPGQPQVMRTGANQRPLTPGQGQQSQQESLAATNPALAYTGMPGYQVLAPAAYYDQTGALVMGPGARTGLGGPVRLVQTPLLINPAAAQAAAVSASGSGNSMSGPPANGLYRSMPQPQPQPQQQQAPPPSSGLPSSSFYGSGSVPASSQSSSLFSHTSPAPPPPSSSLGFSSTSSSLGVGLGSALGGFGSSVSSSTSTSVSRRDSLLASSDLYKRGGSSLTPIGQPFYNSLGYSTSPSPIGLTPGHSPLTPPPSLPSSHGSSSSLHLGGLTNGSGRYISAAPGAEAKYRSTGGTSSLFNTSSQLFPPSRPRYSRSDVMPSGRSRLLEDFRNNRFPNLQLRDLPGHMVEFSQDQHGSRFIQQKLERATPAERQMVFGEILQAAYQLMTDVFGNYVIQKFFEFGSADQKLALATRIRGHVLPLALQMYGCRVIQKALESISSDQQTDIVRELDGHVLKCVKDQNGNHVVQKCIECVQPQALQFIIDAFQGQVFVLSTHPYGCRVIQRILEHCTQEQTLPILEELHQHSEQLGQDQYGNYVIQHVLEHGRPEDKSKIVAEVRGKVLVLSQHKFASNVVEKCVIHSSRAERALLIDEVCCQKDGPHSALYTMMKDQYANYVVQRMIDMAEPAQRKIIMHKIRPHIATLRKYTYGKHILAKLEKYYMKSGSELGPIGGPTNGLM; encoded by the exons ATGAGCGTTCCATGCAGCATCCTAGGTATGAATGACGTGGCCTGGCAGGAGGCAAGGGGCGGGATGCTGCATGCTAATGGTGCTCCTGAAACTGGAGGTGTCAGAGTTCATGGCGGAGGCGCTCTAGCTACTGTTGGGGGTGCCGGGCAGGCTCCAACCGGGCCACATCTACAGGGCATGGAGAGGGTTGCAAACCCAAACCCTGGTACCCCGCAGCCGCCACTGAGTGGACGATCTCAGGATGATGCCACAGTTGGGTATTTCTTCCAGAGGCAGCCTGGGGACCAGCTTGTAGGCTGTGCACCCAATAAACATCGCTGGCCAACTGGAGATGCTAATCATGTTGATCAG GTTCGTGCTGTTGATGAAATGAACTATGACTTTCAAGCTCTAGCGTTGGAGTCCAGGGGCATGGGAGAG cttttaccagcaaaaaaactcTGGGATACTGATGAGATGGCCAAGGATGGAAGGAAGGTCATGCTTCTTGGAGAGGAGTGGCGAGAAAATGCATGGGGACCGTCAC ATCATtcagtgtctcagccaatcaTGGTGCAGCGGAGGCCAGGCCAGGCTTTCCATGGAAATGGTGATGCCAGTTCTGTGCTCTCACCCCGCTCAGAAGGTGGAGGCCTGGGTGTGAGCATGGTGGAGTACGTCCTGAGCTCTTCGCCTGGTGACAAGATGGATGGTCGCTACAGGAATGGTGGCTAT GGTGGTGGAGAAGCTGACCAGGATGTGAGAGAGAAGAATGACAGCCAAGAGAAAGTGTCCCCGTTTGAAGAGGACAAGAACTCTGACATGAAGGTTGGAGAGGACAGCGATCCCACTAAAGCCAGCGGAAGAGGTCTTCTCAATGGCATGGACAGAGACTGCAAAGACTTCAA TCCAACACCTGGAAGTCGTCAAGCTTCCCCAACTGAGGCAGTGGAGAGAATGGGCCCCAGTCAGACGGGATTAGAGATGATGGGCCAACACCATCCTCATGTTCTCCAACAACAGAACCCTGCCCAAAACAAGGCCCCGCCCGAGGACTTTTCAAACCAGGATGCTCAGAGCATGGGTGGTATGGAGCAGCCGACCGGCGTGGAGTCCCTGCAGTTTGATTATGCTGGCAACCAAATTCAGGTGGACTCCTCGGGAACACCAGTGGGATTGTTTGACTACAGTTCTCAACAGCAG TTGTTCCAGAGATCGAATCCCTTGACTGTTCAGCAGCTCACTGCAGCTCAGCAACAACAGTATGCCCTGGCAGCAGCCCAGCAGCAGCATCTCG CTGGGCTTGCACCTGCATTTTTGCCAAATCCTTACATCATTAATGCTGCCCCACCTGGAGCTGATCCCTACACCACTGCTGGGCTTGCAGCAGCAGCCACACTTGCAG GCCCTGCAGTGGTTCCATCACAATATTACGGTGTTCCCTGGGGTGTATACCCGGCTAATCTCTTCCAGCAACAGGCTGCATCTACTGCCAATCACTCTGCTAATCAGCAAGCGTCCAACCAGGGGCCGGGTCAGCCACAG GTAATGCGTACAGGAGCCAACCAGCGCCCTCTTACACCCGGTCAAGGCCAACAGAGTCAACAGGAATCTCTAGCTGCCACAAACCCTGCGCTGGCCTACACAGGAATGCCTG GTTACCAAGTGCTTGCCCCTGCAGCTTACTACGACCAGACTGGGGCCCTTGTGATGGGCCCTGGTGCACGAACTGGCCTTGGTGGTCCCGTTCGTCTAGTTCAGACTCCTCTCCTTATCAACCCTGCTGCAGCGCAGGCTG CTGCGGTGTCAGCGTCGGGCTCTGGTAACAGCATGTCTGGTCCTCCAGCCAATGGGCTGTACCGCTCCATGCCTCAACCTCAGCCCCAGCCGCAGCAGCAGCAGGCGCCACCACCCAGCAGTGGCCTGCCCTCCAGCTCTTTCTATGGCTCTGGATCAGTCCCTGCCTCCTCCCAGAGCAGCTCCCTTTTCTCACACACCTCTCCTGCCCCGCCACCACCAAGCTCTTCGCTGGGCTTCAGTAGCACCAGCAGCTCCCTTGGCGTGGGCCTCGGCTCCGCCCTTGGAGGCTTTGGCTCTTCTG TATCCAGCTCCACCAGTACCAGTGTCTCCCGCAGGGATTCCCTGTTGGCAAGCTCTGACCTGTACAAACGGGGTGGCAGCAGCTTGACTCCTATTGGCCAGCCTTTTTATAATAGTCTGGGTTACTCCACTTCGCCCAGTCCCATTGGTCTTACACCTGGCCACTCCCCACTGACTCCTCCACCTTCTCTGCCCTCTTCTCATGGATCCTCTTCCAGCCTCCACCTCG GTGGCCTGACAAATGGCAGTGGTCGATACATCTCTGCAGCGCCTGGAGCAGAGGCCAAGTATCGGAGTACTGGTGGGACGTCCAGTCTGTTCAACACCAGCAGCCAGCTATTCCCTCCATCTCGGCCACGTTACAGTCGCTCTGATGTCATGCCGTCTGGGCGCAGTCGTCTATTGGAAGACTTTAGAAACAATCGCTTCCCAAACCTACAACTCCGTGACCTGCCAGGACACATGGTGGAGTTTTCTCAGGACCAACACGGATCCAG ATTTATCCAACAGAAGCTGGAGAGGGCCACTCCAGCAGAGAGGCAAATGGTGTTTGGAGAGATACTTCAAGCAGCATACCAACTGATGACTGACGTTTTCGGGAACTACGTCATACAGAAGTTCTTTGAG TTTGGGAGTGCAGACCAGAAGCTGGCTTTGGCGACACGTATTCGTGGGCATGTCCTCCCGCTGGCCTTACAAATGTACGGCTGCAGGGTCATCCAAAAAGCACTGGAGTCCATTTCCTCTGACCAGCAG ACTGACATAGTTCGTGAGCTGGACGGCCATGTTTTGAAGTGTGTGAAGGACCAGAATGGGAACCACGTGGTGCAGAAGTGCATCGAGTGCGTCCAGCCTCAGGCCctgcagtttattattgatgcctTCCAAGGACAG GTGTTTGTGCTTTCTACACACCCGTATGGCTGCAGAGTGATCCAAAGGATTTTAGAGCATTGCACCCAGGAGCAGACCCTTCCCATCCTGGAGGAACTGCATCAGCACTCTGAACAGCTGGGCCAG GATCAGTATGGCAACTACGTCATTCAGCATGTTCTGGAACACGGCAGGCCTGAAGATAAGAGCAAAATAGTAGCAGAGGTTCGTGGAAAGGTTCTTGTTCTGAGCCAGCACAAATTTGCAAG TAACGTTGTTGAGAAGTGTGTGATCCACTCCTCGCGTGCAGAAAGAGCTCTGCTCATCGATGAAGTGTGCTGCCAGAAAGATGGCCCCCACAGTGCCCTGTACACCATGATGAAGGACCAGTATGCCAACTATGTTGTCCAAAGGATGATCGACATGGCAGAACCCGCCCAGCGAAAAATCATCATGCACAAG atccgGCCCCATATTGCCACATTACGCAAGTACACCTACGGGAAGCACATCCTGGCCAAGCTAGAAAAGTACTACATGAAGAGTGGATCAGAACTGGGCCCCATTGGTGGCCCCACAAATGGCCTCATGTAG